The DNA window TTGCAACATACCGGGAATCTGGTGTGTCTTGGCTTCGCGAATCAAGTTCCCGATGGCCGTATCGGCGACGAGAATTTCCAAGGCCGCGACCCGGCCCGGCTTGTCGATGCGGCGGAAAAGATTCTGCGCGACAACGCCACGGAGCGACTCGGAAAGCGTCGCGCGGACCTGATTTTGCTGGTCCACGGGGAAGACGTCGATGATGCGGTCCACGGTTTTGGCCGCGCTTGAAGTGTGCAAGGTGCCGAAAACCAAGTGACCCGTCGCTGCGGCGGTGAGGGCGAGTTCGATCGTTTCCAAGTCGCGCATTTCACCGACGAGAATGATGTCCGGATCTTCGCGCAACGCCCCGCGCAACGCGGAGGCAAACGACTTCGTGTGGGTGCCGACCTCGCGATGATTCACGAGGCACTGCTGGCTGCGATGGACGAATTCGATGGGGTCTTCCACCGTGATGATGTGGTCGTGACGATGCAGATTCGCATGATCAATCATGGCCGCGAGGGTTGTCGATTTGCCAGAACCCGTCGGGCCGGTGACCAGGACCAGCCCTTTTTTCAACATGGCGAGCCGCTTCAAAACCGGTGGCAATCCGAGATCTTCGCAGGTGAGAACCTTGCTCGGAATGATGCGGAACACGGCGGCGATGCCGTTCTTTTGATTGAGAAAGTTCGAGCGATAACGGGCGAAATTCTTGATCTCGTAGCCAAAATCGACGTCCCCAGTTTCCTCGAATTGCTTGATCTTGGCTTCGGGCGCAATCTCGTAAACCATCGCTTTGAGGTCGTCATTTTCCAGCTCGGGATAATCAATGCGGACGAGTTCGCCGTGAATGCGCAGCATGGGCGGGTTGCCGGTGGAAAGATGAAGGTCAGAAGCATTCTGCTCCTTCATCAGCTTAAAAAATGGGTCGAGCTTGGCCATGGTGAGGTAAGGTTACCCCACTAGATTAAGCAAACGGCGTGCTCAACTCGGTGCCACCATCAAAATAAGATGGGAGTTCCAGTCGAATCTGACTCCGCAAATTTGGCTGAATCGACCCCAACTCGACTCAGATTTTTTTCCTTAAAGCGAATCGAGGACGTTGCGAATTTCGCTCAGGAGCCGCTGCTGCGTGTAGGGCTTGGCGACAAATTCCTTCAAACCTTGGGAGAACATCCGATTTAGCTTGGTTTGGTCCGCAAATCCGCTGCTGAGAATGACCGCAACCGAGGGATTGATTTTTCTCAATTCTTCGAAAACCTGGTCACCGTGCATCCCTGGCATCGTAAAATCGAGAATCACGAGGTCGATTTTTTCTCGGAGCTTCTTGTAATTGTCGATGGCTTCAAACCCATCCTTGGCCGTGACAACGCGGTAACCGTTTTCGGCGAGCATCATTTTGGCGAGCAGCATCACATGGACTTCGTCGTCCACGACCATAATGGTTTCCTTGGTGCCGCCCGGATTGGTGACGCTGACGTCGTTGATGAATTCGACGGCTTGCGATTTCAGGCCTTTGAAAGCTAGGCTTTCGTCTGTCTTCTGCGGGGCCATGGCAACTGGCGCAAACGGTTTCTGCACGGTGTCCTTCGTTCCATCGAGATGAGTCAGCAGGGTGTGCACAGTGCTGGTGGCGCGCTCAACACTGCCCAGGCAGCTCTCCAGATGCTCCCACGTCGGGCCCTTGGTTTTCGTCGATTCACGAGCGAGATGGACGTAGCCCGAAATCTCCTGCAGGAGGTTGTTCAAGTCATTGGCTGTCGATTTTATCCATCGATTATCTTCAGACATAAACAGAAAATCAAAAAAACCGGCTCACTGAGCCCGACCTTTATTGGGCATTATCGAAATCGTCGTTTTTGCAGGCCCACCACACGCAGCCGAGAAGAGTGAAAGCAACAATCGTAAAACTACCTAAAGTGAGCATTAAAAAATGGGTTAAGGGCGATGGACTGTGAGTTGTTTGAGCAGTTATCAGGTGAAAGGCTGATGGCTATTCTCAGCTATGGCAACCAAAATTGCGGAAATTATGCGGAGTTCCGAGAAATCCGCCCTAAGCCCGCCTTTTGGCCGCACGCACTACATCGGAGTTTGAGTCGGGGTCGAAAAATTTGCCGAAGTTTCGGAACTTCTCGTAGCGCGCCTGTAGGAGTTGCTCCCTCGGCACTGGGCTCAAGGCATCGAGCGAGGCCAGCAGCGAGGCTTTTAAAAGCTCCGCCGAAGCCTTCGGATCGTGATGTGCCCCGCCCTCGGGTTCGCGGACCACGCCATCGACAAGGCCGAGTTCGACCAAGTGAGTGGAGGAAAGTTTCAATGCCTCCGCTGCCTCCGGGGCGAAGCTACGGTGTTTCCACAAAATCGCCGCGCAACCCTCGGGGCTGATCACGGAATAATAGGCATTTTCCATGATCAAAACGTGATCGGCGACACCAATTCCGAGCGCGCCGCCCGAGCCGCCTTCGCCAATGACTACGGAAACAATCGGCACGTTCAGCAGCATCATTTCGCGAATATTTACCGCAATGGATTCCGCAATGTGACGCTCCTCCGCGCCGACGCCGGGATAAGCGCCGGGAGTGTCGATCAGGGAAACGATCGGGAGCTGAAATTTATCCGCCAGTCGCATCAGCCGCAACGCCTTGCGATAACCCTCGGGATTGGCGCTACCGAAGTTGCGATGGACGTTTTCCTTGGTGTTGCGACCTTTTTGATGGCCGATGACGACGCACCTATAATCACCAATCGTCGCCAACCCGCCGGGCATCGCTGGATCGTCGCCAAAAAGCCGGTCGCCGTGCAACTCGACAAAATCCGTGAAGCATTCCTCCAGATAATTCAGGTAAAAGGGACGCGCCGTGTGCCGGGCGATCTGCACGCGCTGCCAAGCGGTGAGATTGCTGTAAATCTCCGAGCGAAGCTGGACGATTTTTTTCTCCATGCTCTGCACCTCGGAATCAAGGTCGAAGCTGCTGGCCTTGGAATGTTTCTTCAGATCCTCGATCTTTTTTTCGAGTTCGACGATCGGCTTTTCAAAATCGAGGGGTTGGACTTTCATGCGTATCAGGGCAAAATCGTAACCGGTGTTCCACGATTAACGAGCGCAAAAATTTCCTCCAGATCGCCCGGACTCAACTGCGCCCCAGCGCCCGGCACCTCGACATCCGCCGGACTGCCGTCCTCGATCACCGACCAGAGGGTTAACCCGTTGCTGGACAACGTGATCCAGCGGCTGCTACCGACGTAATTCTTGTCTCCAAAGGCCACGCGTTTGCCGTCGTGCCAGGCGATTTTCTCGCTCACGACGATCCCTTCCGCCGACGGATTGGGCGGCAGGCTGGCGACGACGAGCGGGTAATCTTTGAAGAATACGCCGTTGTCCTTCAGCGTGATCAGTTTGTCCTTGGCCGAGATCTCCAGGCTGAAATTTCCGGTCGGAATGATGAAGCGATCTCCCGGATGAATCAGGAGCCGGTCGATGTTGTTGGCGCGAATGATGAGGTCGAACGACACCTTGTTTTTCGACGCGATGCGGGCCAGCGAATCACCGGGGACGACGGTGTATTCGGTCTTGTTCGGCCCCGGTGTGCGCGAGAAAAATTCTTCAATATTCAGATCGCCGAGCATCTTGCGGGCGTCGGAGATTTTATTGGAACTCGGATGGTCGGTGAGAAATTGCTGCAAGGCGGCGATGGCTTCCGTGCGCGGCTTACCCTTCAAACTCGCGGTCACGGCATCGAAATCGGCCGAAGATCGGTCCGGCGTCGGCGCGGCTTTCGCAGTGATCGCGGCCTTCGATTTCACGATTTTCTGCGGCTTCAGATAGAGGTTGTAGGCATACCAGGCGGCTCCGCCGAAAATGCCGGCGACGAGGATGAGCAAGACCAATACTTTGACGATAGTTTTCATCGGAGAATACAGAACACGTTGACTTAGAGGAGTTTGCGTCGGCGCAGATCCTTTACGTTGCCCTCCAGCGATTGCTGGATGAGGTCCATGGAAAATTTCAAAAGACACACTTCCCAGGCATCGTCCACGCCTTGGATGATCACGCTCACCTCGTCGTTCATGGCGATGCGGGCGTCGATGGTGTTGATCACGAGTTCCATCGTTTCGTGGGCGGTCGTCTCGGTGATGTCGCGTTTCACGATCTGCATTCCGTAGCGCAGAAACGGCCCCAAGTCGGGCTGGTGGCGAAGCATTTCGGCAAATTGACCGGCCTTTTCCCCGAATCCCTCCAGTAAAATCCGGGACATTTTTTCCGGGGTCAGCAACTGCGGACGCTCGGCTTCGATGCGGCCCTCGCGCACGCGGATTTCGTTGGCCCGATCCATCAATTCCGTAACGAGATAGAATCGAAAAGTGGTGGTTCCAAATGTCTGGATGGAACGCCGCGGCGGACGAATGACGACCGTATTTTCGATCGCATATTGAAAATCATCCGGGCTGAACATGGACGCCGAAGATGCCACGCCGCATCGGGACGGTCCAATCAAAGTTTCTCCGCCCCAGAGCGGTTTCACGGGTCGCCGTCCTCCAATTTGCGAGCGGCGAAGGCGGAGAATCCCCTTTCTGCGGCGCGAGCCCAAAAGAGGGCGAGCGGCTGCTCCGGCGAGGTGCGGATGAACTGGTGCGGACCAGGGGCGAGTTCCATCGCATTCGTAAAGGGCTGGCCGTCGAGCGTGCCGGCGACCGGGCCATTTTTTCCGACGATCACGTAGCGCTCGGGCACACCGACCTCGAAGGAATAGTGAGCGGAGGTGGAGTCGGATGCGGTGAGATCCTGACCCAAAACGGACGTGCCGCGTCCGATGCGGAGGTAATGTTTTTCCACAAACGCCTCGGCGCGATGGGGCAGGCGGTTGGTGCGGGTCACTGCCGTCCGAGTGGCGATGAGACGCTCGGGAATGTCGTCTGGCAGATCGCCCGCGATCAATTTCCGGCGCGTCTGCGTTTCGAGACAATAGTAATAAGGACGCCGCCGGAAGATCGCCTCGCCCTTCGCGTCCATCACGTAGTCGTCGGGCCCGGTGAGTTTGAGCACAATGGCGAGAAACCGCTCGTAGCGACCGGGGTTTGGCGTGTTGTCGATGGGATCGCGCAGCAACGGCACCAGTAAACCGGCGACGACAGTCAGCCCTGGCAATGGTTGCAGCCAGCGGGGAAACCGGTCGGTCACCCAGATCAAACCGGGAGCCAGGACCAGCATGAGCATCGGAGTCAACGGGAGGAAATCCTGATTCGTCAGCGGCGTCAGCAAAGACCAGAAACTGACCAGCAGCCCGCCGTAAATTGCGGTGCCCAAAACGAGAAATGCAGACCGGAAAGCGATGCCTTTTTTTTCGCGATGGAGAAACCATGCTACTAGGACGGCGGCGATCAGCAAGCCGGGGAAAACCAACATGGTCGGATCGAACTCCGGCACGCTGGCGGCGGACCGCGTGTTGTGATGAAACAGGCAGTAAACCATTTCCCGCAAGCCGCCGCGCCATTGTATATAGCCGGTGAGTGCCAGCGGAATGATCAGGCTCCCGGCGACGAGCAGGGCAAACTGGCCCGCGATTTTTTTCCACTCGATAGGACTGCGGGAGAGCTTTTGCAGCACGAGCCAGAAAGCGGCGGCAAGGGTGAAACTGACGATGAGGAGCGCCGTTTTAATGGAAGTCCCGAGCGTCGCGCCGAGGAGCAGGCCAGCCAGAAAGAGACGAGTTCCATTCTTATCTGCGGAGAGCAGAACGAGAAGCGTCAGCATCCAGAGCAACGCCCAGAGCACATCGGCCCGGAACTCCAGTGAGGTAAAGAAAAACGTCGCCTCGCAGGCCGTCAGCAACATCGCCCACCAACCTGTGCGCACGTCGTAAATCCTTCGACCCAAGGCATAAACGCACCACAAGGTCAGCGCGAAGAGCGGCAATTCCGCGATGCGCATCGCGACTAAAATATCCGCGCGCTCGCCGAGCAAGCTCAGTAACGGCGCATAAAAAATGTGGAAAAGCGGCGTGTGATTATCAAAAAAATCGCGGTAAGGCAGCAGTCCCCGCGTCCAGCCCCAGACGACGTGCAAATGCTGTGGCTCGTCCGAATCGATGCGAAACCGGCTGATCGCCCGCCAGCGCCACACCGCCAGAAAAACGAGCAGCGCGACTCCGAACCAAGTCTCCCAGCGGGCCAGATTCCTGACCCGGTTCATTTGGGTGCGATGCCCATGAAATACAGGACGGCGCGCAGATCCGAGTGTTGAATGCGGCATTTCACGGCGGCGTTTACTGCGGGTTTGGCGTGGTAGGCGATGCCGAGTCCGGCGGTTTGAAGCATGGGTAAATCGTTCGCGCCGTCGCCGATGGCGATGGTTTCCGCGAGAGAAATGCCCATTTGAGTTGCAGTCGATTCGAGGATGCGTTGCTTCTCCTCACGGCCCCCAACGGGCAGCACAGGCGCGCCGGTGAGCGTGTCGTTTTCAATGATCGGATCGTTGGAAAAATCCTCGCCCGCGCCCAATATCTCCCTAACTCGACTCGTGAAAAACTTGAAGCCACCCGAGACGATGATCGTGCGGATCTGGTGCGCGTTCAGCGCCTCGAACATCTCCTTCGCGCCCGCCATCCAGCGGATGTTTTCGTAGGCGCGATCCAGGATTCCCGCAGGCTGGCCCGCCAGCAGGGCGACGCGTTCCTGGAGCGAACCGGCGAAGTCGATCTCGCCATTCATCGCGCGCGCGGTGATCGCCTTGACTCGCTCGCCGACTCCGCAAAACGCCGCGATGTCGTCGAGAAATTCGTTTTCCACCAAGGTCGATTCCATGTCGGTGACGAGCAGTTTTTTCATCCGGGTCGCAGCATCCTGCACCGCGTAATCGACCTGTCGCGGCGCGGCCCAATTTGCCAGTTCCACATCGGAGATCGCCCCGGTAAATGTCACATCGACCGCGCAATCGAGCTGCTGGATTTCCTCCACCTGCACGCTGGTGCGCTCGAGAAGCGCCTCGACGCTGAGGCGCGTTTCAATCGGCAACCCATCGGTGTTCACAATCGTCAAAATCTGTTTCATCGAGCCGAGAACATAGGTTTGCAATCGCCCCGGTGAAAGTCTAAAGCCATAGCCATGAGTGATCGTTTCTCCCTAATTGAATCCGCCGTCGCCAACGCCCAGCTTCTCCCAGCCACGGCGGAAAATATCCAGCTTCTCCTCTCGCGCAGCACCGATCCGGTGGCCGCCGCGAGCATCGACGAATTGATCGCGACGGGGAATTGGACGGAACTGAACGACCGCTTTTTTCGCACGCTGGCCTTTGGCACCGGCGGCCTGCGCGGACGCACCATCGGCAAGACGGTGACCGCCGCCGAGCACGGGACTTTGAACGCACTCGGGCGGCCGCAGTTTCCCTGCATCGGGACGAATGCGATGAATTTTTATAACATCAGCCGCGCCACGCAGGGTCTGGTCGCGTATCTGAAAAACGTGGTGCCCGCCGGCAGCAAACCGAGCATCGCCATCGCGCACGACACGCGCCATTTCTCCCGCGACTTCGCCGAGTATGTGGCGAAGGTGGCCACGGAACTCGGCTGCGATATTTATCTCTGCGCCGCGCCGCGCTCGACGCCGGAATTGAGCTTCGCCGTGCGCCATGTGGGAGCAACGGCGGGAATCGTGCTGACGGCGAGCCACAACCCGCCGCACGACAACGGGTTTAAGGTGTATTTCAGCGACGGCGCGCAGGTGGTGGAGCCGCACGCGACGGGGATTATCAAGCAGGTGAACGCAGTGGAAAGCGACATTTACACGCCCGTGGCCGATCCCGGCACGCTTCATGTGTTGGCCGATGAACTCGACGCCGCCTATATGACGCGGCTGGAGTCGCTCCTGCTCGACCCGGCGATGGTGAAGGCGTCGGATTTGAAGGTGGTCTTTACGCCGATCCACGGCACGGGTGGCGAGATCATTGTGCCGATGCTGAAGCGACTCGGGTTTAGCTATTCCACGGTCGTGGAGCAGGATGTGCGGGACGGACGTTTCCCGACGGTGAAAAGTCCGAATCCCGAAAATGCCGACGCGCTGGCGATGGGCGTGGCGCTTGCGGAAAAAACGGAGGCGGATGTGGTGATCGCCACCGATCCCGACTGCGACCGCATGGGAGTCGCGTATCGTTCATCGAATGGCGCGATGGAATTGCTCACGGGGAATCAGATCGGCTCGCTGATGGCGTGGTATCGCGCGACGACGTTGTTCGCTCAGGGCATACTAACCTCGGCCAACAAAAAGAACGCGGTCATCATCAAGACCTACGTCACAACCGACCTGCAAAAAGCCATTGCCGAAAAGCTCGGCATCCGCTGCGTCGAGACGCTCACCGGTTTTAAATACATCGGCGAAAAACTCGGCAAATACGAAAACCAGATTCCGATGGAACTCCGGTCTAACTATCGCCAGCTATCCGATGCCGAGACGCGCAAACTGCGTCTGGAGCATTCCAGTTTCTATGTCTTCGGCGGCGAGGAAAGCTACGGTTACAGCGGGGCGGATTTTGCCCGCGACAAGGACGGTAATGGAGCGACGGTGATGTTTGCCGAGGTGGCGGCCTACGCCAAGACGAACGGCCTGACGCTCGACCAGTTGCTCGATCACATTTACGCGGAGTTCGGTTACTATCTGGAGAATGCGAAATCGCTCACTTTCGAGGGCGCGGAAGGCGCGGCGCAGATCGCGAAACTGGTCGCCAGCTACGCCAGCCATCCGCCGACGGTTCTCGCCGACAGCCCGGTGGCGAAGACGACGAATTTCGCCGTGGAAGATCTCACCGACATCGAGGGCGACGCCATTCCCAAGGAAAAAATGCTCATGATCGAGCTAACCGATGGCCGTCGCATCGCGGTTCGCCCCTCGGGTACGGAACCGAAGATCAAGTTCTATCTCTTCGCCAAAGTGAGCCCGCCCGCAGATCGTCCGTTCACTCCCGAGGAACTGGCCGCGCTCAAGGAATCAACCGTCCATTCGCTGGCTCATCTCTGGTCTAACATCGAGACCGACGTGGCAATCCGGCTGCTCTAACTTCCCTGGCACGCCGCTTGCAGTCGAATAGGGCGTGCGCATTATTTTTCTGATCCTGCTCGTGAGTCTGGCCGCCTTCTGGTGGTGCCAGCGACCGATTGCACGCGCAGATGGCGTGCTCATTCGCGGAGAGCCGACTCAGGTTCTACTCTCCGGCGAAAACACGGCAACGACTCGCGACGGATTCACCATTCGCCCACTGGCGGGTTACATCATCGAAGCCCGCGTCCTGCATACGAAACATTACCTCTCCGACACCGTCCACAACCTCGCTCCCTACGACGTCGGCCTGGGTTGGGGACCCATGTCCGACACTGGCATTCTGAAAAAGCTGACACTCTCCCAGAGCAACCGTTTCCTCTTCTGGGAATGGCAAAATCAAAGTCCGCTGCCGCAGCACGAACTGGAAACCCATGCGTCCAACAATCACCTCATCGCGGCCAATGCTAACATCGCCCGCCAAATAGCCTGGCTGCGCGAAGGCGAACTCATTCGCCTCGAAGGCAGCCTGATAGAGGCCACCGCGCGGGACGGTCACAAATGGACGAGTTCGCTCAGTCGCGACGACACCGGCAATGGGGCTTGCGAGATTATGTGGGTCTCGAAGCTAACCAAACTCTAGC is part of the Chthoniobacterales bacterium genome and encodes:
- a CDS encoding type IV pilus twitching motility protein PilT; translation: MAKLDPFFKLMKEQNASDLHLSTGNPPMLRIHGELVRIDYPELENDDLKAMVYEIAPEAKIKQFEETGDVDFGYEIKNFARYRSNFLNQKNGIAAVFRIIPSKVLTCEDLGLPPVLKRLAMLKKGLVLVTGPTGSGKSTTLAAMIDHANLHRHDHIITVEDPIEFVHRSQQCLVNHREVGTHTKSFASALRGALREDPDIILVGEMRDLETIELALTAAATGHLVFGTLHTSSAAKTVDRIIDVFPVDQQNQVRATLSESLRGVVAQNLFRRIDKPGRVAALEILVADTAIGNLIREAKTHQIPGMLQVGKRKGNQPLDDAISEHLRMGRISPEEAYDKANDRKKFRAFLKTPPDDLDE
- a CDS encoding LysM peptidoglycan-binding domain-containing protein, which encodes MKTIVKVLVLLILVAGIFGGAAWYAYNLYLKPQKIVKSKAAITAKAAPTPDRSSADFDAVTASLKGKPRTEAIAALQQFLTDHPSSNKISDARKMLGDLNIEEFFSRTPGPNKTEYTVVPGDSLARIASKNKVSFDLIIRANNIDRLLIHPGDRFIIPTGNFSLEISAKDKLITLKDNGVFFKDYPLVVASLPPNPSAEGIVVSEKIAWHDGKRVAFGDKNYVGSSRWITLSSNGLTLWSVIEDGSPADVEVPGAGAQLSPGDLEEIFALVNRGTPVTILP
- the serB gene encoding phosphoserine phosphatase SerB: MKQILTIVNTDGLPIETRLSVEALLERTSVQVEEIQQLDCAVDVTFTGAISDVELANWAAPRQVDYAVQDAATRMKKLLVTDMESTLVENEFLDDIAAFCGVGERVKAITARAMNGEIDFAGSLQERVALLAGQPAGILDRAYENIRWMAGAKEMFEALNAHQIRTIIVSGGFKFFTSRVREILGAGEDFSNDPIIENDTLTGAPVLPVGGREEKQRILESTATQMGISLAETIAIGDGANDLPMLQTAGLGIAYHAKPAVNAAVKCRIQHSDLRAVLYFMGIAPK
- a CDS encoding phospho-sugar mutase, with translation MSDRFSLIESAVANAQLLPATAENIQLLLSRSTDPVAAASIDELIATGNWTELNDRFFRTLAFGTGGLRGRTIGKTVTAAEHGTLNALGRPQFPCIGTNAMNFYNISRATQGLVAYLKNVVPAGSKPSIAIAHDTRHFSRDFAEYVAKVATELGCDIYLCAAPRSTPELSFAVRHVGATAGIVLTASHNPPHDNGFKVYFSDGAQVVEPHATGIIKQVNAVESDIYTPVADPGTLHVLADELDAAYMTRLESLLLDPAMVKASDLKVVFTPIHGTGGEIIVPMLKRLGFSYSTVVEQDVRDGRFPTVKSPNPENADALAMGVALAEKTEADVVIATDPDCDRMGVAYRSSNGAMELLTGNQIGSLMAWYRATTLFAQGILTSANKKNAVIIKTYVTTDLQKAIAEKLGIRCVETLTGFKYIGEKLGKYENQIPMELRSNYRQLSDAETRKLRLEHSSFYVFGGEESYGYSGADFARDKDGNGATVMFAEVAAYAKTNGLTLDQLLDHIYAEFGYYLENAKSLTFEGAEGAAQIAKLVASYASHPPTVLADSPVAKTTNFAVEDLTDIEGDAIPKEKMLMIELTDGRRIAVRPSGTEPKIKFYLFAKVSPPADRPFTPEELAALKESTVHSLAHLWSNIETDVAIRLL
- a CDS encoding glycosyltransferase family 39 protein; protein product: MNRVRNLARWETWFGVALLVFLAVWRWRAISRFRIDSDEPQHLHVVWGWTRGLLPYRDFFDNHTPLFHIFYAPLLSLLGERADILVAMRIAELPLFALTLWCVYALGRRIYDVRTGWWAMLLTACEATFFFTSLEFRADVLWALLWMLTLLVLLSADKNGTRLFLAGLLLGATLGTSIKTALLIVSFTLAAAFWLVLQKLSRSPIEWKKIAGQFALLVAGSLIIPLALTGYIQWRGGLREMVYCLFHHNTRSAASVPEFDPTMLVFPGLLIAAVLVAWFLHREKKGIAFRSAFLVLGTAIYGGLLVSFWSLLTPLTNQDFLPLTPMLMLVLAPGLIWVTDRFPRWLQPLPGLTVVAGLLVPLLRDPIDNTPNPGRYERFLAIVLKLTGPDDYVMDAKGEAIFRRRPYYYCLETQTRRKLIAGDLPDDIPERLIATRTAVTRTNRLPHRAEAFVEKHYLRIGRGTSVLGQDLTASDSTSAHYSFEVGVPERYVIVGKNGPVAGTLDGQPFTNAMELAPGPHQFIRTSPEQPLALFWARAAERGFSAFAARKLEDGDP
- a CDS encoding acetyl-CoA carboxylase carboxyltransferase subunit alpha, which codes for MKVQPLDFEKPIVELEKKIEDLKKHSKASSFDLDSEVQSMEKKIVQLRSEIYSNLTAWQRVQIARHTARPFYLNYLEECFTDFVELHGDRLFGDDPAMPGGLATIGDYRCVVIGHQKGRNTKENVHRNFGSANPEGYRKALRLMRLADKFQLPIVSLIDTPGAYPGVGAEERHIAESIAVNIREMMLLNVPIVSVVIGEGGSGGALGIGVADHVLIMENAYYSVISPEGCAAILWKHRSFAPEAAEALKLSSTHLVELGLVDGVVREPEGGAHHDPKASAELLKASLLASLDALSPVPREQLLQARYEKFRNFGKFFDPDSNSDVVRAAKRRA
- a CDS encoding response regulator; the encoded protein is MNNLLQEISGYVHLARESTKTKGPTWEHLESCLGSVERATSTVHTLLTHLDGTKDTVQKPFAPVAMAPQKTDESLAFKGLKSQAVEFINDVSVTNPGGTKETIMVVDDEVHVMLLAKMMLAENGYRVVTAKDGFEAIDNYKKLREKIDLVILDFTMPGMHGDQVFEELRKINPSVAVILSSGFADQTKLNRMFSQGLKEFVAKPYTQQRLLSEIRNVLDSL